A single Amphiura filiformis chromosome 19, Afil_fr2py, whole genome shotgun sequence DNA region contains:
- the LOC140140647 gene encoding proton-coupled folate transporter-like codes for MAAAMSSTDDGRKTKSSRKNLNFLQPAPPDAPPNVQRAASRYITVEPALLLIMIGLIATFLILPQYLRYRIARQLNVTLPDSGNGLNGTCVGRNTSNPYYVRLQEVQAEVAYWQMITILSGSLPALFVSPLLGAWSDIVGRKVVLGLDTFGLGCYDAGLLRTYHLTLPICVIPVSYFFSGLTGGLGLLMAQAFAYLSDVTNNENRLLRIAIMMGLNSIAGGLSQISVGYLIRDYGYGPPLWMAFIAVCMALVYIVIPQLLIETVDRSGKRAEEQNDKLWASFIDGVKSLKLLFKDNNRLRRWRLVLLYLIDFMREILEKICSARPRIRIRTAILLVIRASFRLYIDNSFWQCFR; via the exons atggCGGCAGCTATGTCAAGCACAGATGACGGAAGAAAGACTAAATCATCTCGTAAAAACTTGAACTTTCTTCAACCTGCTCCACCAGACGCACCACCAAACGTACAAAGGGCAGCTTCACGATACATCACAGTGGAACCTGCTCTGCTTCTCATAATGATAGGCCTTATAGCGACGTTTTTGATATTGCCACAATATTTACGTTACAGAATAGCTAGACAACTAAATGTGACTCTACCTGATTCCGGCAATGGGCTTAACGGCACGTGTGTTGGACGAAATACAAGTAATCCATATTACGTGCGTCTTCAAGAAGTCCAAGCGGAGGTTGCGTATTGGCAGATGATCACCATTCTCTCTGGATCTCTTCCTGCGCTTTTTGTCTCTCCACTTTTGGGTGCTTGGAGCGATATAGTAGGCCGTAAAGTTGTCCTAGGGTTGGATACATTTGGCTTAGGCTGTTACGATGCGGGTTTACTCCGTACGTATCACCTTACGCTCCCAATATGTGTCATCCCTGTGAGTTACTTTTTCTCAG GTCTAACCGGTGGCTTAGGGCTTTTAATGGCCCAAGCCTTTGCATACCTCTCTGACGTCACGAATAATGAAAACCGATTATTGCGCATTGCAATTATGATGGGTTTAAATTCAATAGCGGGCGGGTTAAGTCAGATAAGTGTTGGATATCTTATTAGAGACTATGGATATGGCCCACCACTTTGGATGGCATTCATTGCGGTCTGTATGGCTCTAGTATACATCGTTATCCCACAATTGTTGATCGAAACTGTTGACAGAAGTGGTAAACGTGCTGAAGAACAAAATGACAAATTGTGGGCCAGTTTCATTGATGGTGTTAAAAGTCTGAAGCTGTTATTCAAAGACAATAATCGCCTTCGCAGATGGCGCTTGGTTCTTCTCTACCTGATAGATTTTATGAGAGAAATATTGGAAAAGATCTGCTCAGCTCGTCCTCGTATACGCATTAGGACCGCCATTTTGTTGGTCATCCGTGCTAGTTTCCGGTTATACATTGATAATTCTTTTTGGCAGTGCTTTAGGTGA
- the LOC140140791 gene encoding proton-coupled folate transporter-like — MVFNILYGYLHAFANSTIGLYIAGFVGCFRNISQPLIPAMLAKMVSDDEHGVVFAFEASVQNLGGLISPVLLNSIYRKTVQTQPNLVFIMIGTLSFIPLTLTTVLQVINRYTRQMEQQVAGSTEKEGIDNKGMVAMIDMGTMTD; from the exons ATGGTGTTTAATATTCTCTATGGGTATTTGCATGCCTTTGCCAATTCAACAATCGGATTGTACATTG CTGGATTTGTGGGATGTTTTCGCAACATCAGTCAGCCTCTTATTCCCGCCATGTTGGCCAAGATGGTCTCAGACGATGAACACG GTGTAGTCTTTGCATTTGAAGCAAGTGTACAGAATCTAGGAGGTCTCATATCGCCTGTGCTTCTCAATTCAATTTATAGAAAAACGGTGCAAACTCAACCCAACTTAGTCTTCATAATGATTGGAACACTATCCTTTATACCATTAACACTCACGAC TGTTCTTCAAGTAATCAACCGATATACCCGACAGATGGAGCAACAGGTGGCAGGGTCTACTGAAAAGGAGGGAATAGATAATAAAGGAATGGTCGCTATGATTGACATGGGCACAATGACGGATTAG